A genomic window from Brevibacillus agri includes:
- a CDS encoding FusB/FusC family EF-G-binding protein, translated as MQPFISPHHYHFIKAQVQTLLNAYTSSTDPNVIRARKEIAQESVFQLFPGMTEEQKQLLAPLAAIKEKNEAKQFLLRLSPYIIPFPALTEQAIKKMFPKVKKLKPPATAEIPYAETSYVSWFDSGADKKYIIAYYPDKLIGIHGVFTPLPKKGICAICNKITDIGMFVLEARGAGNGTYLKKGNYLCQDSVTCNQNIRSLEKLHDFLATMVK; from the coding sequence ATGCAACCATTTATTTCACCCCACCACTATCACTTCATCAAAGCACAGGTGCAAACCTTGTTGAACGCATACACAAGCAGCACAGACCCTAACGTCATCCGGGCCCGCAAAGAAATCGCCCAGGAATCCGTGTTCCAGCTCTTCCCCGGCATGACAGAGGAACAAAAACAACTGCTTGCGCCACTCGCAGCCATCAAGGAAAAGAACGAAGCCAAACAGTTTTTGCTGCGGCTCTCGCCGTATATCATCCCTTTTCCCGCTTTGACCGAGCAAGCGATCAAAAAAATGTTCCCGAAGGTCAAGAAGCTCAAGCCGCCTGCGACAGCGGAAATCCCGTATGCCGAAACGTCGTATGTAAGCTGGTTCGACAGCGGGGCAGACAAAAAGTACATTATCGCCTACTACCCTGACAAGCTGATCGGCATTCACGGCGTTTTTACTCCCCTGCCCAAAAAAGGGATTTGTGCGATCTGCAACAAAATTACCGACATCGGCATGTTCGTCCTGGAAGCGCGGGGGGCGGGCAACGGCACGTATTTGAAAAAAGGAAACTACTTGTGTCAAGACAGCGTCACTTGCAATCAAAATATTCGTTCGCTGGAAAAACTGCATGATTTTCTGGCTACGATGGTCAAATGA
- a CDS encoding CD3324 family protein — translation MKYVNAASMLPETLIAEIQKYVQGEIIYIPKPKTAHHKWGTRTGGRKQLDERNSAIRNAFREGASIQELAEQYFLSTETIKKIVYAK, via the coding sequence ATGAAATATGTGAATGCAGCCAGCATGCTGCCAGAAACCTTGATCGCAGAAATCCAAAAGTACGTGCAGGGAGAAATCATCTACATTCCGAAACCGAAGACGGCCCATCACAAATGGGGGACCCGGACCGGCGGCAGAAAACAGTTGGATGAACGCAACAGCGCGATCCGCAACGCTTTTCGCGAAGGCGCCTCCATCCAGGAGCTGGCCGAGCAGTACTTTCTCTCGACGGAAACGATCAAAAAGATTGTGTATGCCAAATAG
- a CDS encoding DUF4269 domain-containing protein gives MTRNWRDLSYLHNGTPKQKAAGQAIAQSAVMQRLQAFDPVLAGTIPLDIDIADSDLDIICECHDLEQFADVVRASYAAYEGYEEARLLVQGVPTCLIAFFACGFWFELFAQPRPVEQQNAYRHMVVEHRLLLLGGADALRAIRQLKQDGLKTEPAFASYFNIPGDDPYQALLDVEKWTEEQLRTLVTR, from the coding sequence ATGACGCGAAACTGGCGCGACCTCTCTTATTTGCACAACGGGACACCGAAACAAAAAGCTGCGGGCCAGGCCATCGCCCAATCCGCGGTCATGCAGCGGCTGCAAGCGTTCGATCCCGTGCTCGCAGGTACGATCCCTCTGGACATCGACATTGCGGACAGCGATCTGGACATTATTTGCGAGTGCCACGACCTCGAGCAGTTTGCCGACGTCGTCCGCGCTTCGTATGCGGCGTATGAAGGCTACGAGGAAGCTCGTCTGCTCGTGCAAGGCGTGCCCACCTGCCTGATTGCGTTTTTTGCCTGCGGCTTCTGGTTTGAGCTGTTTGCCCAACCGCGCCCGGTCGAACAGCAAAATGCGTATCGGCACATGGTCGTCGAGCACCGTTTGCTGCTGCTCGGTGGCGCTGACGCCCTCCGCGCCATCCGCCAGCTCAAGCAAGACGGCCTGAAAACCGAACCTGCTTTTGCCTCCTATTTTAACATTCCGGGAGACGATCCATACCAGGCGCTGCTGGATGTGGAAAAGTGGACGGAAGAACAGCTCCGCACTCTTGTGACCAGGTAA
- a CDS encoding DUF456 domain-containing protein: MDIVLWIIVLVLFALSIAGIFLPVLPDTILLWAGFLLYHFFIADPGAGLPASFWWGMVVLSILLYGADLLTNMFFVKKYGGSKWSSVAAAVGIVLGIFVFPPFGMLIMPFVLVVLVELLVQKQPIEKAVKAGFGSLIGFLGSAVVKVVLQVSMIVWFFLAR, from the coding sequence ATGGATATTGTTCTTTGGATTATCGTGTTGGTGCTTTTCGCGCTAAGTATCGCCGGTATATTTTTGCCAGTACTACCCGATACGATTTTACTGTGGGCAGGCTTTTTGCTCTACCACTTTTTCATAGCCGATCCGGGAGCGGGGTTGCCAGCGTCTTTCTGGTGGGGGATGGTGGTGCTCAGTATCTTGCTGTACGGTGCGGATTTGTTGACCAACATGTTTTTCGTGAAAAAGTACGGCGGCTCCAAATGGTCTTCGGTGGCTGCGGCCGTAGGGATTGTTCTCGGAATCTTCGTGTTCCCGCCGTTCGGGATGCTGATTATGCCGTTCGTGCTCGTGGTGCTGGTGGAGTTGCTCGTGCAAAAGCAGCCGATAGAGAAAGCGGTAAAGGCAGGCTTTGGCTCGCTGATCGGCTTTTTGGGAAGCGCAGTTGTCAAAGTCGTGTTGCAGGTGAGCATGATCGTCTGGTTTTTCCTTGCCAGATAA
- the lexA gene encoding transcriptional repressor LexA, which produces MSKLSSRQQAIIEFIRKEVRDKGYPPSVREIGEAVGLASSSTVHGHLARLEKKGLIRRDPTKPRAIELLSEEDRFQDNFEDSVVRVPVIGKVTAGQPITAIEDVEEYFPLPENIVTSDKVYMLRISGNSMIDAGILDGDYVIVRQQHVANNGDIVVAMTEEDEATVKRFFKEKNHFRLQPENATMEPIILDNVTILGKVIGVYRLIH; this is translated from the coding sequence ATGTCAAAATTATCCAGCAGACAACAAGCCATAATCGAATTTATTCGCAAGGAAGTCCGGGACAAAGGCTATCCTCCATCCGTCCGCGAAATCGGCGAAGCTGTCGGACTTGCCTCCAGCTCTACTGTGCACGGTCATCTGGCGCGCTTGGAAAAGAAAGGGCTGATCCGCCGCGACCCTACCAAGCCTCGCGCCATCGAACTGCTGTCTGAGGAAGACCGCTTCCAGGACAACTTCGAGGACTCTGTCGTTCGCGTTCCCGTCATCGGGAAAGTAACCGCCGGGCAGCCGATTACCGCGATTGAGGACGTCGAAGAGTACTTCCCGCTTCCAGAAAATATCGTGACTTCAGACAAGGTGTACATGCTGCGGATTTCCGGGAACAGCATGATCGACGCCGGTATCCTGGACGGCGACTACGTAATCGTGCGCCAGCAGCACGTCGCCAACAACGGCGATATCGTCGTCGCCATGACAGAAGAAGACGAAGCGACCGTCAAGCGCTTTTTCAAAGAGAAGAACCACTTCCGCCTCCAGCCGGAAAACGCGACGATGGAACCGATCATTTTGGACAACGTCACCATTCTCGGAAAAGTCATTGGCGTCTATCGCCTCATCCACTAA
- the yneA gene encoding cell division suppressor protein YneA, translated as MNAMSIHNRFEKKQPRRVRLGITRGQAILFLLTFSLFFYLLTELVFASSAHKEPLKGKEVTVRSGDSLWTIAVRHHHSEKVDVRDLIFDIKMANNLDSNLIYPGQTLFIPETD; from the coding sequence ATGAATGCCATGTCTATCCATAACCGTTTCGAGAAAAAGCAGCCTCGCCGCGTCCGTTTGGGCATCACGAGAGGACAAGCTATTTTGTTTTTGCTGACGTTCTCTCTCTTTTTTTACTTGCTTACCGAACTGGTGTTTGCCTCTTCTGCGCATAAAGAGCCGCTAAAAGGAAAAGAAGTGACCGTTCGCTCCGGCGACAGTCTTTGGACGATTGCTGTGCGCCATCATCATTCGGAAAAGGTGGATGTGCGCGATCTGATTTTCGATATCAAAATGGCGAACAACCTCGACAGCAATCTCATTTATCCGGGGCAGACCTTGTTCATCCCGGAAACGGACTGA
- a CDS encoding DUF896 domain-containing protein: MVSDAEIKRINELVKKSREVGLTDEEKQEQKALRQKYIDAVKMSLRANLDSIRYVEDLEENRPKQ, encoded by the coding sequence GTGGTATCTGACGCGGAAATTAAACGAATCAACGAACTGGTCAAGAAATCTCGCGAGGTTGGCTTGACTGACGAGGAAAAGCAGGAGCAAAAAGCTCTGCGCCAAAAGTACATCGATGCGGTCAAGATGTCGCTTCGAGCGAATCTGGATTCCATCCGCTATGTGGAAGATCTTGAGGAAAATCGTCCAAAACAGTAA
- the crcB gene encoding fluoride efflux transporter CrcB, with the protein MAWVAVAVGGAVGSLLRYVLALVANQPGWPVGTWLANIIGSFAIGVLFVIGKERGGFSPELYLLFTTGIMGGFTTFSTFSLEVVSFWGGGQWLRGLVYALLSIVVGLLSCAAGIWLARQMQ; encoded by the coding sequence ATGGCATGGGTGGCTGTAGCGGTTGGGGGAGCAGTCGGCTCGTTGCTTCGTTATGTGCTGGCGCTGGTTGCCAATCAGCCGGGCTGGCCTGTAGGCACGTGGCTGGCGAACATCATTGGCTCGTTTGCCATCGGCGTTTTGTTTGTGATCGGCAAGGAGCGGGGAGGCTTCTCGCCTGAGCTGTATCTTTTGTTTACGACAGGTATTATGGGCGGATTCACGACGTTTTCCACATTTTCGCTGGAAGTGGTTTCGTTCTGGGGAGGGGGACAATGGCTGCGCGGGCTCGTTTACGCCCTGCTCAGTATCGTGGTCGGCCTGCTCTCTTGTGCCGCGGGAATCTGGCTTGCCAGACAAATGCAATAA